A window from Blastocatellia bacterium encodes these proteins:
- a CDS encoding GNAT family N-acetyltransferase, producing the protein MAYQVKPLTRELTGVYLEQFLIMDQVEGGEVWERRHFLHELPGKWECSWIALEADEAVGFVIASLKSHGLHVHRIVVHSEHRRRGLGRILLQRAAERAVERNLPQLTLRVPEQNRGAVAFYHRLGFQQQDRQAGHLELAIDPRRLLHGSHDS; encoded by the coding sequence ATGGCGTATCAAGTTAAACCGCTGACCCGCGAACTGACCGGTGTGTACCTGGAGCAATTTCTTATCATGGATCAGGTCGAAGGGGGTGAAGTTTGGGAGCGTCGCCACTTCCTGCATGAGCTGCCGGGCAAATGGGAGTGTTCATGGATCGCGCTCGAAGCAGATGAGGCCGTCGGGTTTGTGATTGCATCGCTCAAATCGCACGGGCTACACGTTCATCGGATCGTGGTGCACAGCGAGCATCGGCGGCGCGGGCTGGGTCGCATCTTGTTGCAGCGCGCGGCCGAGCGAGCCGTCGAGCGCAATCTCCCTCAGTTGACGCTGCGTGTGCCTGAACAGAATCGCGGGGCAGTCGCGTTTTATCATCGCCTTGGATTCCAGCAGCAGGATCGCCAGGCGGGACATTTGGAGCTTGCCATTGATCCGCGACGGCTGCTGCATGGTTCTCATGATTCGTGA